The following DNA comes from Anastrepha obliqua isolate idAnaObli1 chromosome 1, idAnaObli1_1.0, whole genome shotgun sequence.
CACATGCTTTAGAAGTTGGTTTTATTACCACTTGTCGACTTGAGCAGAGCGCCTCCTCATTTTTGCACAATACaccaaatacaaggtggcgcgttTCTTTAATTCAGTTTCAATAATAAAGCATAAATTTGGGAGGCatatgtacaaaattttaaatttttcaattgattctttcactttatattaaattaatttgaaatttcaaccttttttgggtgttggccaggctcctcttatttgtggtataTGCCTTGTGGTATACACCCACAGATTTATGCCACTTTTGAACGGCGGCTGGTTTTTACTCATGGTAAAGATTGAGCTATTCAACAGCTTCTGTAATTCACTCCCGACTGCATTTCATTGAAAGTCCCTGGTAATTGCCTTGAAATTCACTCGGCAGTAAGTTTCCGAACctgaatgtatgtaaatatgtgcataatttcttttttaaaattcgatATATTCGAGTAATTTAATCgtaaacattatattttaattcttatcaaaaaatataatttgtattaaggcaatttgtaaacatttttagatCTCCCTAGATTTTTTACATGCGATAAAGGttccttttataaaaattggttcTGGAGATGCTAACAACGTGCTACTTTTGAGCAGAGCAGCTGGATTAGATATACCCCTAATTGTGTCTACAGGAATGCAAACTACTGAAACAATTGACAAGATTGTTCAGATCATGCAGAAGAACGGCAAAACCAATTATGCCTTAATGCACTGCGTTTCGTCATACCCTACAAAACCAAAAGAAAGCTCACTTCGTATGATACCACTTTTGAAAGAGCAATACCCAAGCGTGGTTATTGGATATTCGGGGCACGAAAAGGGCATTGAAATAAGTAAAGCAGCAGTCCTGCTAGGGGCAAGAATCATAGAGCGTCACTTTACACTGGATAAAAATCAGAAAGGCTCAGACCACAAATGTTCGTTGGAACCCGCTGAATTTGAAAGTcttgttaaatttattaaaaagttcgaAAAGCTTGGTCCGTTGAATAATGACCAAGTTTTAAATATactacacaaaaataaagatGTCGAATTGGCCTTAACGGAAGTGCAGTCCCGAACAATACTTTTAAGTGAGTTGCCATGTAAAATGAAATTGGGAAAGTCGATCGTTGCTGTCAAGTATTTAAAAGCCGGTGATACATTGAAGCTAAGAGATTTATGTATTAAAGTAAGCGAGCCTATGGGTATTTCTGCAGAACACTTTGATTCAATCTTAGGCAAAGTGCTTGCAACTGATGTGGATGGAGACTCCCCTATAATGTTTCAGCATcttttagtttaaattagttttacttTCTGTATTATATACCACGTCAGCAACTCTTACTCAAAAGATCCCATTACAATTCACTCATTTACAGTACggaaacaaatatatatgtatcttcGTCATTGAAGTTCCAAAAACACCTGTAAATAATGTAACcaagaaaaagtaataaaaataatataccaagTCAAAGGTAATCTCGCTATATCGGTTTCCCTTTTTTTTCAGCTTGTTGGTTTGAATGCCAAAGTACTCTGcttctttatttgtttgtttacattctctttgaaattttgacaatcaAACTACCAAATTGCAAAAACGAAATACATGTAAATGTTGTTGCTCTGGCGAAGTCCCATTCTATGAATACGGTGGCTTTAATTCAATAAGTTATTAATTATAAGTAATCAATTATTTGTATGTAGATAAGTtggtatgaactatattttttcaaatacattaaGAAATTGCAAAGTTATCTTTATTCAACAGCGTCATCGTCAGCAACACCATCGTTTTCGACTGCTTCCATATCCTCCTCGCCCTCGCCGTCTTTCTTATCAGAGGGTTTCTCATACACTACTTCCAAAGGTGATACCACCACTCCATTCCACACGGACATTTCCCGTACGATACTAGTATTTCCTTCTAGGCCAAGTATATGTTTATATCCGCCGTGTGCAAGCACTCGTAGAAGTGTTTGAGCTGTTAAACAACAAACATCTTGTTGCTCTAGCGTCATTGCAGTATGCACGCGAATGTGCCCTGGCTCGCAGGGATCAGTTATACCAGCTGAGCCGGGCAAAAATAAACCAGCAGAAAGCAACTGAAAGACTCGCCTGAAAGCCAAGTTTATAGGCAATGCCTGACGAGATGGATTATTCATGATAGACAAGTGTGCTATCAAATCTAGCATCCATGGCGAAAGTGGAGTGAATGCCTCAAATCTTCTTGTGAGATCTTTTAGTATACGTATTAAGACCTTTATAGAAGAGTGGTGCGCGTTTTCTTCAAACCATCTTGTATGACGAATAGCTGCAAGATGAGCTTGCATAAGTTTTTGATCTAAATGTATATCGGCTTCTAACTTTCGCAAATTCTGTGGGAGCGTTGCTATTAAGATGCGAACTTTTGCTTGCCAATTTGCTACATCAAATCCACGATCATGCGTAGTGGTGTATATTTGGTCAGCTTTTGTTAATACTTCCGTCTTCATAGCGTTCTTAAGATCACCTTCAACTTTTTTAGCTAAAGCTTCGCAAGCTTCTTTCGTGGGTAAAGTTTTCAGTATTACAACAATATCAGCGACATTGTTGCCAGATATCATGGTACCTTTTTTAAACGATCCCACCTGCCGTACTTCTTCCAATTGCTGAAAAATGTTTGGATTTTATAGTACATTGCTATGTCAACTGAGTGAAGTATACTGCCGCACAtacgtatataaaaatataagttcaCACACCCTCTTAATTcagttattttacttatttattcaattatttaaaaaatgtccaAATTGGTTAATGCTTTTGGATTAAGGGTGCCTGTTTTTCACTGTTAACTCCAAATACAATTTATGTCATACatttacttcattaaaaaaaacgatttccaaggaatgtttgtatattttgcaTCAACCAAATGAATTCCGGgggcagaaaaaatttaattatcacCTTGATTTAATTACAAGTCAGGAACTAGTAGTGGATTCGTTCACATAATTTTGAAAAGAGGCGGCTTTCCTTTCAGTCGAAAATTGAAAGCAAGGAAATGACATATTAAAAATCGAACAGGGCGATTGGTTGTCCCGCAATAAGTGCGACAGCAGAGATTAGATGAGTATGTTAGTCATTGTGTGACAACCCACAAGACctgtaaaaaaattagcagcctATTATGTGGCCCTGGGGCGGGCTAAGGTACACGTTTTCCGTGAGCGACTCGAACGGTTGGAACTTGTACCACAATCACCCATCATAGCGGCGCAAAGGCCAAGAAAATGTTACCGCGGTTCTTAACGGAATAACTTCGGATAATGTCCACAGTGGGAGCAAAAACCATTGTGTATAGTTAAAGGgagactatatatatatatatatatatatacaattggcgcgtacaccctttttgggtgtttggccgagctcctcctcctgtttgtggtgtgcgtcttgatgttgttccacaaatggagggacctacagtttcaagccgactccgaacggcagatatttttatgaggagctttttcatggcagaaatacactcggaggtttgccattacctgccgaggggcgaccgctattagaaaaatgtttttcttaattttggtgtttcaacgagattcgaaccgacgttatctctgtgaattgcgaatggtagtcacgcaccaacccattcggctacggcggccggagaAAGGGAGACTATGGTGCAGGGAAATAATATAGTTTTACTCGTAACTTAATTGGCTTGCTTCATTGAGAAATTCTCGGGGCTTAATCACCATGCCTCGTATATCAAACGATTCCTAGAGATCTCTGGATAAGAATTGGATCATAATGAGGTAATATTCTCCT
Coding sequences within:
- the LOC129252978 gene encoding sialic acid synthase isoform X1, encoding MMAAIKFGSKYISPNGDMVYIIAEVGQNHQGNLNVAKKMITEAKRIGCHCVKFQKTCLTSKFTKSALNRPYTSENSWGSTYGEHKKYLEFSEDQYRDLQMHAKEIGIDFTASAMDEISLDFLHAIKVPFIKIGSGDANNVLLLSRAAGLDIPLIVSTGMQTTETIDKIVQIMQKNGKTNYALMHCVSSYPTKPKESSLRMIPLLKEQYPSVVIGYSGHEKGIEISKAAVLLGARIIERHFTLDKNQKGSDHKCSLEPAEFESLVKFIKKFEKLGPLNNDQVLNILHKNKDVELALTEVQSRTILLSELPCKMKLGKSIVAVKYLKAGDTLKLRDLCIKVSEPMGISAEHFDSILGKVLATDVDGDSPIMFQHLLV
- the LOC129252978 gene encoding sialic acid synthase isoform X2; the encoded protein is MHAKEIGIDFTASAMDEISLDFLHAIKVPFIKIGSGDANNVLLLSRAAGLDIPLIVSTGMQTTETIDKIVQIMQKNGKTNYALMHCVSSYPTKPKESSLRMIPLLKEQYPSVVIGYSGHEKGIEISKAAVLLGARIIERHFTLDKNQKGSDHKCSLEPAEFESLVKFIKKFEKLGPLNNDQVLNILHKNKDVELALTEVQSRTILLSELPCKMKLGKSIVAVKYLKAGDTLKLRDLCIKVSEPMGISAEHFDSILGKVLATDVDGDSPIMFQHLLV
- the LOC129252977 gene encoding interleukin enhancer-binding factor 2 homolog, which encodes MVRGAMRGGRPMRGGLHRPPFKKTFIPRHPFDLTLVAEVLFPKVSAQVDDSALTAALLKRNQDLSPTPAEQTSIGNLVTKVQSVLDNLVVAPGDFNTCQLEEVRQVGSFKKGTMISGNNVADIVVILKTLPTKEACEALAKKVEGDLKNAMKTEVLTKADQIYTTTHDRGFDVANWQAKVRILIATLPQNLRKLEADIHLDQKLMQAHLAAIRHTRWFEENAHHSSIKVLIRILKDLTRRFEAFTPLSPWMLDLIAHLSIMNNPSRQALPINLAFRRVFQLLSAGLFLPGSAGITDPCEPGHIRVHTAMTLEQQDVCCLTAQTLLRVLAHGGYKHILGLEGNTSIVREMSVWNGVVVSPLEVVYEKPSDKKDGEGEEDMEAVENDGVADDDAVE